In a single window of the Amycolatopsis sp. cg5 genome:
- a CDS encoding glycosyltransferase family 4 protein: MSALRIALLTYRGNPRCGGQGVYVRHLSRELVALGHHVEVVSGQPYPELDPGVTLTKLPGLDLFAEPNPFRRAELRELKALPDWLEYAAMRRGGFGEPLAFSLRAAWYLRRRDFDVVHDNQGLGYGLLGTGLPVLATVHHPIAIDRELKLAAGQEGVERWYGFVGMQHKVARRLPKILTVSEASKKSIREHMGVDAEVVPLAADTRIFKPRPDIAKVPGRIVTTASADEPLKGLEHLLAALDSLPDAELVVVGKRKPAGPRVRFVSGLGDTELAELIASAEVVCVPSLYEGFSLPAAEAMACGTALVTTTAGAIPEVVGDAAVLVPPADPGALAKELLRVLTDGELRARLGAAGLARTATMSWEATARETVRHYRDLMC, translated from the coding sequence GTGAGCGCGCTACGCATCGCGCTGCTGACGTATCGCGGCAATCCCCGCTGCGGCGGGCAGGGCGTCTATGTCCGGCATCTGAGCCGGGAACTGGTCGCGCTCGGGCATCACGTCGAGGTCGTCTCGGGGCAGCCGTATCCCGAGCTGGATCCGGGTGTCACGCTGACGAAACTGCCGGGGCTCGATCTCTTCGCCGAACCGAATCCGTTTCGCCGGGCCGAACTGCGCGAACTCAAGGCGTTGCCGGACTGGCTCGAGTACGCGGCGATGCGGCGTGGCGGGTTCGGGGAGCCGCTGGCGTTCTCGTTGCGGGCCGCTTGGTACCTGAGGCGCCGGGATTTCGACGTCGTGCATGACAACCAGGGTCTCGGTTATGGGCTGCTCGGGACCGGGCTGCCGGTGCTGGCGACTGTGCATCACCCGATCGCCATCGATCGGGAGCTGAAACTCGCCGCCGGGCAGGAAGGTGTCGAGCGATGGTACGGATTCGTCGGCATGCAGCACAAGGTCGCGCGCCGGTTGCCGAAGATCTTGACGGTCTCCGAAGCCTCGAAGAAGTCGATTCGCGAGCACATGGGGGTGGACGCCGAAGTCGTGCCACTGGCCGCCGACACGCGGATTTTCAAGCCCCGTCCCGACATCGCCAAGGTGCCCGGCCGGATTGTCACCACAGCGAGCGCGGACGAACCGTTGAAGGGGCTGGAACATCTGCTCGCGGCGCTCGACTCGCTGCCGGACGCGGAACTCGTCGTGGTCGGCAAGCGCAAGCCCGCCGGGCCTCGGGTGCGGTTCGTCAGCGGGCTCGGTGACACCGAGCTCGCCGAGCTGATCGCCAGTGCCGAAGTCGTGTGCGTGCCGAGTCTGTACGAGGGGTTTTCGCTGCCGGCGGCCGAGGCGATGGCGTGCGGGACGGCGCTGGTCACGACCACGGCCGGTGCGATTCCCGAGGTCGTCGGTGACGCGGCGGTGCTCGTGCCGCCCGCCGATCCCGGTGCGCTCGCGAAGGAGCTGCTGCGTGTGCTGACCGACGGCGAGCTGCGGGCGCGGCTCGGTGCGGCCGGGCTCGCGCGGACCGCCACGATGAGCTGGGAGGCGACCGCCCGTGAGACCGTCCGCCACTACCGGGACCTGATGTGCTGA
- a CDS encoding glycosyltransferase family 2 protein, translated as MNHNLEVTVLLPCLNEAETLAVCVTKAVKCLEELGVEGEVLVSDNGSTDGSQEIAVQCGARVVNAPIRGYGGALIAGIENARGKYVIMGDADDSYDLGNLGPFIEKLRAGHDVVMGNRFRGGIAPGAMPALHKYLGNPVLSWLGRKLFGLREVGDFHCGLRGFNRDRVRALDLCMPGMEFASELVVRAALAGYDLVEVPTTLKPDGRSRPPHLRTWRDGWRHLRFLLVFAPGKTLVGPGVLLFLLSLIATVALTAGPVTIGSVRFDLAALVYASLALLASVQLLLFGGCAKLYGRANGLIKDTGSRLLSLMRLEVLLGIGAVLLLGGLIGSGFAVSMWGSADFSDLRPEEIIRVVMPSATAIAVGIVCVFSGLLASLLTLRTAQRKPAAVTDEEILAEAALELGA; from the coding sequence GTGAACCACAACCTCGAAGTGACCGTGCTGCTGCCCTGCCTCAACGAGGCGGAGACGCTCGCCGTCTGCGTGACCAAGGCCGTCAAGTGCCTCGAAGAGCTGGGCGTCGAAGGCGAGGTGCTGGTCTCGGACAATGGCAGCACCGACGGCTCCCAGGAGATCGCCGTCCAGTGCGGCGCCCGCGTCGTCAACGCCCCGATCCGCGGCTACGGCGGCGCGCTCATCGCGGGCATCGAGAACGCCCGCGGCAAGTACGTCATCATGGGCGACGCCGACGACTCGTACGACCTCGGCAACCTCGGCCCGTTCATCGAGAAGCTGCGCGCCGGCCACGACGTGGTCATGGGCAACCGGTTCCGCGGCGGCATCGCGCCCGGCGCCATGCCCGCGCTGCACAAGTACCTCGGCAACCCGGTGCTGAGCTGGCTCGGCCGCAAGCTGTTCGGGCTGCGCGAGGTCGGCGACTTCCACTGCGGACTCCGCGGCTTCAACCGTGACCGCGTCCGCGCGCTCGACCTCTGCATGCCCGGCATGGAGTTCGCCTCGGAGCTCGTGGTGCGCGCGGCACTCGCGGGCTACGACCTCGTCGAGGTCCCGACGACGCTCAAGCCGGACGGCCGCTCCCGGCCGCCGCACCTGCGCACCTGGCGTGACGGCTGGCGTCACCTCCGGTTCCTGCTGGTGTTCGCGCCGGGCAAGACGTTGGTGGGCCCCGGTGTCCTGCTGTTCCTGCTGTCGCTGATCGCGACGGTCGCGCTGACCGCGGGTCCGGTGACGATCGGCAGCGTGCGCTTCGACCTGGCCGCGCTGGTGTACGCGAGTTTGGCGTTGCTGGCGAGCGTGCAGCTGCTGCTGTTCGGCGGCTGCGCGAAGCTGTACGGGCGGGCCAACGGGTTGATCAAGGACACCGGCTCGCGGCTGCTTTCCCTGATGCGCCTTGAGGTTCTGCTCGGCATCGGCGCGGTGCTGCTGCTCGGCGGGCTGATCGGCTCCGGGTTCGCGGTGTCGATGTGGGGCTCGGCCGACTTCTCCGACCTGCGCCCCGAGGAGATCATCCGCGTGGTCATGCCGTCGGCGACGGCGATCGCGGTCGGCATCGTGTGCGTGTTCTCGGGACTGCTGGCGAGCCTGCTCACGCTGCGTACCGCGCAGCGCAAGCCTGCGGCGGTGACCGACGAGGAGATCCTCGCCGAGGCCGCCTTGGAGCTCGGAGCTTAA
- a CDS encoding PPOX class F420-dependent oxidoreductase — protein sequence MREMSRDEWWRFATEGTRTGKLAIVRADGRPHVTPIWFLLNETPDGDEIVFNTGKESLKGKVLRRDPRLSLCVDDQKPPFSYIQFSAIATLHEDLAEMYRWARDIGGRYMGADRAEEYGKRNAVPEEYLVRAKITKVIASAGIAD from the coding sequence ATGCGCGAGATGAGCCGGGACGAGTGGTGGCGTTTCGCCACCGAGGGCACGCGAACGGGCAAGCTGGCGATCGTGCGCGCGGACGGGCGCCCGCACGTGACGCCGATCTGGTTCCTGCTGAACGAGACACCCGACGGCGACGAGATCGTGTTCAACACCGGCAAGGAATCGCTCAAGGGAAAGGTCCTGCGGCGCGACCCCCGGCTTTCCCTGTGCGTGGATGATCAGAAACCGCCGTTTTCCTACATCCAATTCAGCGCCATCGCGACACTGCACGAAGATCTCGCGGAAATGTACCGGTGGGCGAGAGATATCGGTGGCCGGTACATGGGGGCCGACCGCGCCGAGGAATACGGGAAGCGAAACGCTGTTCCGGAGGAATACCTGGTGCGCGCGAAGATCACGAAGGTGATCGCCAGCGCGGGGATCGCTGACTGA
- a CDS encoding PQQ-dependent sugar dehydrogenase, producing the protein MAPRPHWRALLTCAAAAATAVALAPALPASAAPVDYQSESATIGQGVVESNHAGYTGSGFVNFDNVTGSYVEYSVNAAQAGSYKLTFRYANGTTVDRPLAVTVDGGNAGTVSFPGTGAWTTWVTKDLTVSLTAGVNKIRTTATTANGGPNADKISLDFSGPADSEPPSAPKNLTMSNLKPTAATFTWEAATDNVKVTRYEINRGGNVLKVVDGNTLSATVDNLTANTDYDVSIGAFDAAGNASQQSNVVQFKTPPSNDTEPPTVPGNLRSTGVTANSVSLAWNASTDNSGTVSGYDVYQGATKVASTNTLDATVTDLAANTSYTFTVKSRDPDGNTSAASNAVTVKTTGGTSGAGGVPEYDKDIAKVDLAWAVDFLPDGSALATERDRFEILKITPSGQKTTLGKVPGAVGTNGEGGLLGLAISPNWASDHAIYVYHTASGDNRIVKMTYDGTTLSSTSTPVLTGIAKNRYHNGGRIKFGPDGKLYATVGDAKNGGNAQNKSSLNGKILRMNADGSAPSDNPFFATGGNARYVWSYGHRNPQGIAWDSRGQLWAAEFGESSQDELNLIQKGGNYGWDGCEGTIGDCGGSIAPKKTWSTSSGGPSGITIVNDWIYIAAVTGTQLYVTQINAAGNGVGTVKSVFGGRWGRLRDVVKSPDGGLWLTSSNNDKNGGTPSTIDNVVVRLKFPGGTDPGPGTGDFALTSTAFKDNATIPTKYTCAGDGVAGQDVSPPLAFGPGTTAAKGYAIVFADVANSGNKLHWAIWDIPASATGLPEGLGSGFTVPNQNGAKQKAMGSGANSQKFFGPCPGGSSHPYTFTLYALKSATVPGITSSSTMAQIETAIKANSSANVKLRGNSNAGT; encoded by the coding sequence GTGGCACCCCGTCCACACTGGCGCGCGTTACTCACGTGCGCGGCCGCAGCGGCGACAGCTGTCGCGCTCGCGCCCGCACTCCCGGCTTCGGCCGCGCCCGTCGACTACCAGTCGGAATCCGCGACGATCGGCCAAGGCGTCGTCGAGTCGAACCACGCGGGTTACACCGGCAGCGGGTTCGTCAACTTCGACAACGTCACGGGCAGTTACGTCGAGTACTCCGTGAACGCCGCGCAGGCCGGCTCGTACAAGCTGACGTTCCGGTACGCCAACGGCACCACGGTCGACCGGCCGCTGGCGGTCACCGTCGACGGCGGCAACGCGGGCACCGTGTCCTTCCCCGGCACCGGCGCGTGGACCACGTGGGTCACCAAGGACCTCACCGTCAGCCTGACCGCGGGCGTCAACAAGATCCGCACCACCGCGACCACCGCCAACGGCGGCCCGAACGCGGACAAGATCTCGCTCGACTTCTCCGGCCCCGCCGACAGCGAACCGCCGTCCGCGCCGAAGAACCTGACGATGAGCAACCTCAAGCCGACGGCGGCGACCTTCACCTGGGAGGCGGCCACCGACAACGTCAAGGTCACCCGGTACGAGATCAACCGCGGCGGCAACGTGCTCAAGGTGGTGGACGGCAACACGCTGTCCGCGACGGTCGACAACCTGACCGCGAACACCGACTACGACGTCTCGATCGGCGCGTTCGACGCGGCGGGCAACGCCTCGCAGCAGAGCAACGTCGTGCAGTTCAAGACGCCGCCGAGCAACGACACCGAGCCGCCGACCGTGCCGGGCAACCTGCGCTCGACCGGCGTCACGGCGAACAGCGTCTCGCTGGCGTGGAACGCCTCCACCGACAACAGCGGCACCGTCTCCGGCTACGACGTCTACCAGGGCGCCACCAAGGTCGCGAGCACGAACACCCTCGACGCGACGGTGACCGACCTGGCCGCGAACACCAGCTACACCTTCACCGTCAAGTCGCGCGACCCCGACGGCAACACCTCGGCGGCCAGCAACGCGGTGACCGTGAAGACCACCGGCGGCACGAGCGGCGCGGGCGGCGTGCCCGAGTACGACAAGGACATCGCCAAGGTCGACCTGGCCTGGGCCGTGGACTTCCTGCCGGACGGCTCGGCGCTGGCGACCGAGCGCGACCGCTTCGAGATCCTCAAGATCACCCCGTCCGGCCAGAAGACCACGCTGGGCAAGGTCCCCGGCGCGGTCGGCACGAACGGTGAAGGTGGCCTGCTGGGCCTGGCGATCTCGCCGAACTGGGCCTCCGACCACGCGATCTACGTCTACCACACGGCTTCCGGCGACAACCGGATCGTGAAGATGACCTACGACGGCACCACCCTGTCGTCCACCTCGACCCCGGTGCTCACCGGGATCGCGAAGAACCGCTACCACAACGGCGGCCGGATCAAGTTCGGCCCGGACGGCAAGCTCTACGCCACCGTCGGTGACGCCAAGAACGGCGGCAACGCGCAGAACAAGAGCTCGCTCAACGGCAAGATCCTGCGGATGAACGCCGACGGCTCCGCGCCATCGGACAACCCGTTCTTCGCCACCGGCGGCAACGCCCGCTACGTGTGGAGCTACGGCCACCGCAACCCGCAGGGCATCGCCTGGGACTCGCGCGGCCAGCTGTGGGCCGCCGAGTTCGGCGAGAGCAGCCAGGACGAGCTGAACCTGATCCAGAAGGGCGGCAACTACGGCTGGGACGGCTGTGAAGGCACCATCGGCGACTGCGGTGGCTCCATCGCGCCGAAGAAGACCTGGTCGACCTCGTCCGGTGGCCCCTCGGGCATCACGATCGTCAACGACTGGATCTACATCGCCGCGGTGACCGGCACCCAGCTCTACGTCACGCAGATCAACGCGGCGGGCAACGGCGTCGGCACCGTCAAGTCCGTCTTCGGCGGGCGCTGGGGCAGGCTCCGCGACGTCGTCAAGTCGCCGGACGGCGGCCTGTGGCTGACCTCCAGCAACAACGACAAGAACGGCGGCACGCCGAGCACCATCGACAACGTGGTGGTGCGGCTGAAGTTCCCGGGCGGGACCGACCCCGGCCCCGGCACCGGTGACTTCGCGCTGACCAGCACGGCGTTCAAGGACAACGCGACCATCCCGACCAAGTACACCTGCGCCGGTGACGGCGTCGCCGGTCAGGACGTCTCGCCGCCGCTCGCCTTCGGGCCCGGCACCACCGCCGCGAAGGGCTACGCGATCGTCTTCGCCGACGTCGCCAACAGCGGCAACAAGCTCCACTGGGCGATCTGGGACATCCCGGCGTCGGCCACGGGGCTGCCCGAAGGTCTCGGGTCCGGCTTCACCGTCCCGAACCAGAACGGCGCCAAGCAGAAGGCCATGGGCAGCGGGGCGAACTCGCAGAAGTTCTTCGGCCCCTGCCCCGGCGGCTCCAGCCACCCGTACACCTTCACGCTGTACGCGCTGAAGTCGGCGACCGTGCCCGGTATCACCTCGAGCTCGACCATGGCGCAGATCGAGACGGCCATCAAGGCCAACTCGTCGGCCAACGTCAAGCTGCGCGGCAACTCGAACGCCGGCACCTGA
- a CDS encoding class I SAM-dependent methyltransferase gives MLTVDFRRFGRGDRVLDLGCGDGRHAYAAWRHGSDVVAVDVADAEVKHVRDKFDELTREGGPRGLAVRANGLALPFSDGSFDRVIAAEVLEHVHADRAMLAEAVRVLAPGGVLAVTVPRWWPERVCWALSEEYHQVEGGHIRIYRRRELLGRLREAGLEPFAAHHAHALHSPYWWLKCLGENRITEAYHRFLVWDIMKGPRWVKLLERALNPVLGKSLVLYARKPR, from the coding sequence GTGCTGACCGTGGACTTCCGCCGGTTCGGGCGGGGCGACCGGGTGCTCGACCTCGGCTGCGGCGACGGGCGGCACGCGTACGCGGCGTGGCGGCACGGGTCCGATGTGGTCGCGGTCGACGTGGCCGACGCCGAGGTCAAGCATGTGCGGGACAAGTTCGACGAGCTGACGCGCGAGGGCGGGCCGCGTGGACTGGCCGTGCGCGCGAACGGCCTGGCGTTGCCGTTCTCGGACGGCAGCTTCGACCGGGTAATCGCCGCCGAAGTGCTCGAACACGTCCACGCCGACCGCGCGATGCTGGCCGAGGCGGTGCGGGTGCTCGCGCCGGGCGGGGTGCTGGCGGTGACCGTGCCGCGGTGGTGGCCGGAACGGGTCTGCTGGGCGCTTTCCGAGGAATATCACCAGGTCGAGGGCGGGCACATCCGGATCTACCGGCGTCGTGAGCTGCTCGGCCGCCTGCGCGAGGCCGGGCTCGAACCGTTCGCCGCGCATCACGCGCACGCGTTGCATTCGCCGTACTGGTGGCTGAAATGCCTGGGCGAGAACAGAATCACCGAGGCGTACCACCGCTTTCTGGTGTGGGACATCATGAAGGGGCCCCGATGGGTGAAACTGCTCGAACGCGCGTTGAACCCGGTGCTCGGCAAGAGCCTCGTGCTCTACGCTCGCAAACCGCGCTGA
- a CDS encoding TetR/AcrR family transcriptional regulator has translation MPRSEREGLILSAATDEFGRNGYAGASMVDIAKLVGVTKPLLYQYFGSKDGLYLACLHRAGDRLTQGVAETMAAGGEPEQMPLAVLGGIFRTFDHDRYAWKLLRDNSLPTVGEIGDAVRDYRARLDAFALIGATQLMHARGLTENQDIEAIAHVWTGVVDSLISWWIDQPGEDAEAMTERCARIMKNLFGW, from the coding sequence ATGCCCCGTTCCGAACGGGAGGGGCTCATCCTCAGCGCGGCCACGGACGAGTTCGGCCGCAACGGCTACGCCGGGGCGTCCATGGTGGACATCGCGAAACTGGTCGGCGTCACGAAACCGCTGCTGTACCAGTACTTCGGGTCCAAGGACGGCCTGTACCTGGCATGCCTGCACCGCGCGGGCGACCGGCTGACCCAGGGCGTGGCCGAGACGATGGCGGCGGGCGGCGAGCCCGAGCAGATGCCGCTGGCCGTGCTCGGCGGGATCTTCCGCACCTTCGACCACGACCGCTACGCCTGGAAACTGTTGCGCGACAACAGCTTGCCGACGGTCGGCGAGATCGGCGACGCGGTGCGCGACTACCGCGCGCGGCTGGACGCGTTCGCGTTGATCGGCGCCACGCAGCTCATGCACGCGCGCGGGCTCACCGAGAACCAGGACATCGAGGCCATCGCGCACGTGTGGACCGGGGTCGTCGACTCACTCATCAGCTGGTGGATCGACCAGCCGGGGGAGGACGCCGAGGCCATGACCGAGCGCTGCGCCCGGATCATGAAGAACCTCTTCGGCTGGTAG
- a CDS encoding sterol desaturase family protein, whose amino-acid sequence MAEFLAHLRDPVLFATPVFLLFVAVEVLAVHVLGHDDNVVGYSAKDTRTSMAMGTGALVVNGFFRVVMLFVFAAIYEFAPVKWDPRDWWTWVIMLLGQELVFYAYHRASHRVRLLWAGHQVHHSSEHYNFSTALRQKWTPYFQLPFWSILAFAGIPPWMILTGLSIDLVYQFFVHTEKIDKMPRWFEYVFNTPSHHRVHHGSDAEYLDANYGGILIIWDRMFTSFVPEGKRPTYGLTKNIETYNLLKVGFHEYGSIMRDVRAASTWRARLGYVFGPPGWEPTAAPTAALVR is encoded by the coding sequence ATGGCGGAGTTCCTGGCCCATCTGCGTGACCCGGTGCTGTTCGCGACGCCGGTGTTCCTGCTGTTCGTCGCCGTCGAGGTGCTGGCCGTGCACGTGCTCGGGCACGACGACAACGTGGTGGGCTACAGCGCGAAGGACACCAGGACCTCGATGGCCATGGGCACCGGCGCGCTGGTGGTGAACGGGTTCTTCCGGGTGGTCATGCTGTTCGTGTTCGCCGCGATCTACGAGTTCGCGCCGGTCAAATGGGATCCGCGCGACTGGTGGACCTGGGTGATCATGCTGCTCGGGCAGGAGCTCGTCTTCTACGCCTATCACCGCGCGAGCCACCGCGTGCGGCTGCTGTGGGCCGGGCACCAGGTGCATCATTCGAGCGAGCACTACAACTTCTCGACCGCGCTGCGGCAGAAGTGGACGCCCTACTTCCAGCTGCCGTTCTGGTCGATCCTCGCGTTCGCCGGCATTCCGCCGTGGATGATCCTGACCGGTCTTTCGATCGACCTCGTGTACCAGTTCTTCGTGCACACCGAGAAGATCGACAAGATGCCGCGCTGGTTCGAGTACGTGTTCAACACCCCGTCCCACCACCGGGTCCACCACGGCAGCGACGCCGAGTACCTCGACGCGAACTACGGCGGCATCCTGATCATCTGGGACCGGATGTTCACCAGCTTCGTGCCCGAGGGCAAGCGGCCGACCTACGGGCTCACCAAGAACATCGAGACCTACAACCTGCTCAAGGTCGGCTTCCACGAGTACGGCTCGATCATGCGCGACGTCCGAGCCGCGAGCACGTGGCGCGCGCGTCTCGGTTACGTCTTCGGGCCGCCTGGCTGGGAACCCACGGCGGCCCCGACCGCGGCTTTGGTGAGGTAG
- a CDS encoding caspase family protein, whose product MGERLALVIASQCDSLNRLSFLPKAAHEVAEALLDPEIGGCVPAAGTGTLIDPTMVELDDALVDAFERASDNESTLFLALVGHGDYAADDFYFLTRDAQYPPDSRKSYLLAQRIKELLSRYSLLDGLVILLDTCHAGIAAVQAAERWSRIVGAAGKRFEVLTASDDRTAANGCFSLSLAKILRSGHPSLGERLRCPDLKRVISGHCPAQTAVHLAFDGTWLTPKGDEGLWLARNTSEAWQPLRGNPAAEEIARLTKGYLPTRELREVVSKVLGGARCVQVTGSADESATLLAVLARPVVAGRSVPTDFLDAIVFAVPGQTLEQLAEELGRQLARAVPEFAEADRPELSAFDRHVLEPLRALVRDEPVRLAIEGIDELPRHDRERLLGSLRRLVVDPALGWVQLILGVGVFEPWPDTSTVRFPYEQGRLQVSRPDKPVEPPTIGPPVITEIVDAEPSEADETPEADLLELLRFTELLGPLPIAVLLGASTLCGGPARLPALRDKLFSLRDEISRPGAGTPDEHVRLNPGLRASIGRFRRVGDYEGTLRVLITALGAADDLPSRRYATANEAELLWMADRRAEAVRSLETRELGVPVENRERWAHWAARVDQTVGANDRLAIICHARHATWTGKAGDPALALERFEELLPAAKRVLTASDREMLSIRNNLGFLFWELDRPQEALAAFRALVADCDRYLGATDPETLHTRHLYCVAHGKCGDGPESLRLARELLPEAIDALGEDDEIVLKIEHNILFWRNEIEHPPPLRKSISGCSPSRGAH is encoded by the coding sequence GTGGGAGAGCGGCTGGCTTTGGTGATCGCGTCACAATGCGACTCGTTGAACCGGCTGTCGTTTCTCCCGAAAGCCGCGCACGAGGTAGCCGAGGCCCTGCTCGACCCCGAAATCGGCGGCTGCGTCCCCGCCGCAGGCACAGGCACCCTCATCGACCCGACGATGGTCGAACTCGACGACGCGCTCGTCGACGCCTTCGAGCGCGCCTCGGACAACGAGTCGACGCTGTTCTTGGCGCTGGTCGGCCACGGCGACTACGCGGCGGACGACTTCTACTTCCTCACCCGCGACGCCCAGTACCCGCCGGACAGCCGCAAGTCGTACCTGCTGGCCCAGCGGATCAAGGAGTTGTTGAGCCGGTATTCCCTGCTCGACGGCCTGGTCATCCTGCTCGACACCTGCCACGCGGGCATCGCGGCCGTCCAGGCGGCCGAGCGCTGGTCCCGCATCGTCGGCGCGGCGGGCAAACGCTTCGAGGTGCTGACGGCGTCCGACGACCGCACCGCCGCGAACGGCTGCTTCAGCCTGTCGCTGGCGAAGATCCTGCGCTCCGGTCACCCGTCGCTGGGTGAACGACTCCGCTGCCCCGACCTCAAACGGGTGATCTCCGGTCACTGCCCGGCCCAGACGGCGGTGCATCTGGCCTTCGACGGCACCTGGCTGACTCCTAAGGGCGACGAAGGCCTCTGGCTGGCGCGAAACACGTCAGAGGCTTGGCAACCCTTGCGAGGCAATCCGGCGGCTGAGGAGATCGCACGTCTTACCAAGGGTTACCTCCCGACTCGTGAGCTGCGCGAGGTTGTGAGCAAGGTGCTCGGTGGTGCCCGCTGCGTCCAAGTCACGGGTTCGGCCGACGAATCCGCGACGTTGCTCGCCGTGCTGGCGCGCCCCGTGGTCGCCGGCCGTTCGGTGCCCACCGATTTCCTGGACGCGATCGTGTTCGCGGTGCCGGGCCAGACCTTGGAACAGCTCGCCGAGGAACTCGGCCGCCAGCTGGCCCGCGCTGTGCCCGAGTTCGCCGAAGCCGACCGGCCCGAGCTCAGCGCCTTCGACCGCCACGTGCTGGAACCACTGCGTGCGCTCGTCCGCGACGAACCGGTTCGCCTGGCCATCGAGGGCATCGACGAGCTGCCCCGGCATGATCGAGAACGGTTGCTCGGCTCCTTGCGGAGGCTGGTGGTCGATCCCGCACTCGGCTGGGTACAGCTCATTCTCGGTGTCGGAGTGTTCGAACCCTGGCCGGACACCTCGACGGTGCGCTTCCCTTACGAACAAGGGCGCTTGCAGGTTTCGAGACCGGACAAGCCGGTGGAACCGCCCACGATCGGCCCGCCGGTGATCACCGAGATCGTCGACGCCGAGCCCTCGGAAGCCGACGAAACCCCCGAAGCCGACCTGCTCGAATTGCTGCGGTTCACCGAGCTTCTCGGCCCGCTGCCGATCGCCGTGCTACTCGGGGCGAGCACACTGTGCGGCGGCCCGGCACGGTTGCCCGCCTTACGCGACAAGCTGTTCTCGCTGCGCGACGAGATTTCAAGGCCGGGCGCGGGCACGCCGGACGAGCACGTCCGGCTCAACCCCGGTTTGCGCGCGAGCATCGGGCGGTTTCGCCGGGTCGGCGACTACGAAGGCACCCTCCGCGTACTCATCACCGCGCTCGGCGCCGCGGACGACCTGCCGTCGCGGCGGTACGCGACCGCCAACGAAGCCGAGCTGTTGTGGATGGCCGATCGCCGGGCCGAAGCGGTCCGCAGCCTCGAAACCCGGGAACTCGGCGTGCCCGTGGAGAACCGGGAACGCTGGGCGCACTGGGCGGCGCGAGTGGACCAGACAGTGGGCGCGAACGACCGATTGGCCATCATCTGCCACGCCCGGCACGCGACCTGGACCGGCAAGGCCGGCGATCCGGCCTTGGCGCTCGAGCGATTCGAGGAGCTGCTCCCGGCCGCGAAGCGGGTACTCACCGCAAGTGACCGGGAGATGCTGAGCATCCGGAACAACCTCGGCTTCCTGTTCTGGGAGCTCGACCGGCCGCAAGAGGCGCTGGCGGCATTCAGGGCATTGGTCGCCGACTGCGACCGGTACCTGGGCGCGACGGATCCGGAGACGTTGCATACCCGCCACCTTTACTGCGTCGCACACGGCAAGTGCGGCGATGGCCCGGAGTCGCTGCGGCTGGCACGGGAACTGCTGCCCGAGGCGATCGACGCGCTCGGAGAGGACGATGAGATCGTCTTGAAGATCGAACACAACATTCTTTTCTGGCGCAACGAAATTGAGCACCCCCCCCCGCTCCGGAAGAGCATCTCCGGCTGCTCACCAAGTCGAGGGGCACATTAG
- a CDS encoding prenyltransferase produces the protein MGLDVAGFHAEAEAAYIWLAANQNPDGSWFAGYHETGPSDRALDANFTAYIAVGLALHTRLHGETLAVQLWPTLERAIGFVRRLQRPTGEITWRVGSKIALLTGNCSIHHAVRLASALATALGRPRPAWDDTANRLRLAISCPGLFEPKPHSMDWYYPVLGSVFPETALAADWDRFVVPGLGVRCVHDQPWVTGGETSELALTLATRGRLAEATTLLRQVERLRHADGSFWTGYQFEDRVLWPQERTTWTAGAYLLAEAAVAGNPAVHAIFGETGI, from the coding sequence ATGGGACTCGACGTCGCCGGGTTCCACGCCGAGGCCGAAGCCGCGTACATCTGGCTGGCCGCGAACCAGAACCCGGACGGTTCGTGGTTCGCGGGCTATCACGAGACCGGCCCTTCCGACAGGGCACTCGACGCCAACTTCACCGCGTACATCGCCGTCGGCCTCGCGCTGCACACCCGGTTGCATGGCGAAACCCTGGCCGTTCAGCTGTGGCCGACACTCGAACGCGCCATCGGCTTCGTGCGGCGGCTGCAACGTCCCACCGGCGAGATCACCTGGCGTGTCGGCTCGAAGATCGCCCTGCTGACCGGAAACTGCAGCATCCACCACGCCGTCCGGCTCGCGAGCGCGCTCGCGACCGCGCTGGGCCGTCCCCGGCCGGCGTGGGACGACACGGCGAACCGGCTCCGGCTCGCGATCAGCTGCCCCGGCCTGTTCGAGCCGAAGCCGCATTCGATGGACTGGTACTACCCGGTTCTCGGCTCGGTGTTCCCCGAAACCGCGCTGGCCGCCGACTGGGACCGGTTCGTCGTGCCGGGTCTGGGCGTGCGGTGCGTGCACGACCAGCCGTGGGTCACCGGCGGTGAGACCAGCGAACTCGCGTTGACGCTGGCCACGCGTGGCCGCCTCGCGGAGGCGACCACGCTGCTGAGGCAAGTCGAGCGGCTGCGGCACGCCGACGGCTCGTTCTGGACCGGCTACCAGTTCGAGGATCGCGTGCTGTGGCCCCAAGAACGCACGACCTGGACCGCGGGCGCCTACCTGCTCGCGGAAGCGGCCGTGGCCGGAAACCCCGCCGTCCACGCGATTTTCGGTGAGACCGGGATTTAG